A single genomic interval of Alcaligenes sp. SDU_A2 harbors:
- a CDS encoding PEGA domain-containing protein, giving the protein MTRSSSLGTTDRPLSQVLDSLLHEQRQAVLAQVAAHLRYVHDQQQWYGALGLDTVVLTDAGQVRLLPPEQCEHKRSLAQSLQQGRPFDEPCAAPEQYVQDPLRPPGPWSDVYAYAALSWHLLTGRPVPAAPWRQLSDPIAWDEEADGSMQAMLRGLSLDPTQRPQSMSAYAKLQALGERREQAFADTKDEPLPVLAAARRPAPLWLAGVMVLVVAGLGAAYLFGTGGTSASPPSVPVQSSRSGATEPAAVGVSGPQSGAPARPEVAAPTLPEPVRKAEADVVPGQSSPVDAGKVLAAQPPVARPSPALESVGGAAPEQGGVVNVSPPLPLREQAASPAGQVEQLEPVAAKPAPPPAKGTVVLDVRPWGEVYVNGRKHGVSPPLKSLSLAPGSHRIVIKNAELPEYSTTVQVRSGRTASVSYQFR; this is encoded by the coding sequence ATGACACGCAGTTCTTCTTTGGGCACGACAGATCGGCCATTGAGTCAGGTCTTGGATTCCTTGCTGCACGAGCAGCGGCAGGCTGTGCTGGCCCAGGTGGCGGCTCATCTGCGCTATGTACACGATCAGCAGCAGTGGTACGGGGCGCTGGGCCTGGATACGGTGGTGCTGACCGATGCGGGGCAGGTCAGGCTTTTGCCGCCCGAGCAGTGCGAGCACAAACGCAGTCTGGCGCAATCGTTGCAGCAGGGCAGACCGTTTGACGAGCCATGTGCCGCGCCCGAGCAATATGTGCAAGACCCCTTGCGTCCGCCCGGTCCGTGGAGCGATGTCTATGCCTATGCGGCGCTGAGCTGGCATTTATTGACGGGCAGGCCTGTGCCGGCCGCGCCGTGGCGGCAGTTGTCCGACCCCATCGCTTGGGATGAGGAGGCGGACGGGAGTATGCAAGCCATGTTGCGGGGATTGTCTTTGGACCCGACGCAGCGGCCTCAGTCTATGTCTGCTTATGCCAAGTTGCAGGCTTTGGGAGAGCGGCGCGAACAGGCATTTGCCGATACGAAAGATGAGCCTTTGCCGGTATTGGCGGCCGCGCGTCGTCCTGCACCACTTTGGTTGGCTGGAGTAATGGTGTTGGTGGTGGCCGGCTTGGGAGCGGCTTATCTATTTGGAACGGGCGGTACGTCTGCGTCGCCACCGTCTGTTCCGGTGCAATCAAGTCGGTCGGGGGCGACCGAACCGGCCGCCGTGGGGGTGTCCGGGCCGCAAAGCGGTGCGCCAGCACGACCCGAGGTCGCTGCGCCTACGTTACCAGAACCGGTGCGGAAGGCGGAAGCGGACGTCGTGCCTGGCCAGAGCTCGCCTGTTGATGCGGGCAAGGTCCTTGCTGCGCAACCGCCTGTAGCCCGGCCGTCGCCGGCGCTTGAGTCAGTCGGCGGTGCTGCGCCTGAACAGGGGGGTGTTGTGAACGTGTCGCCGCCCTTGCCGCTGCGCGAGCAGGCAGCTTCGCCTGCCGGGCAGGTAGAACAGTTGGAGCCGGTGGCGGCCAAGCCTGCGCCGCCGCCCGCCAAAGGGACGGTGGTCTTGGATGTGCGCCCTTGGGGCGAAGTCTATGTCAATGGACGCAAGCACGGTGTCAGCCCCCCGCTGAAGTCCTTGTCTTTGGCTCCGGGTTCGCACCGTATCGTCATCAAGAACGCCGAACTGCCCGAATACAGTACGACGGTACAAGTACGCTCGGGCCGCACGGCGAGCGTCAGTTACCAGTTTCGTTAA
- a CDS encoding aromatic ring-hydroxylating dioxygenase subunit alpha, protein MSCNHTEQAPRVVEAPIVINRRWPEEGFTRIPAWVYTDPAVYKKEMDVFFAGDTWNYVGLECEVPEVGSFKRQWIGDRPVVMVRNEDGQINVIENRCAHKGAQICWENTGKVSDFTCPYHQWNYDLNGNLQGVPFRRGALGKGGMPKDFDPKKWGIKRLRTVNRGGSIWATFSESAPSFEEYCGPDVLAEIDHMLPGKKLTLLGYSRQLIPSNWKMYLENLKDPYHATLLHTFYITFGLWRADSKSECIPTGGGAHSVMVSHNEGKKKSEATAEMERFRDDLRILDAETVTPRKEFNEGRVGGAWVFPAAQFGIQANSLKTRHVIPRGPNAHELVFTYYGYEDDDEEMTRLRLKHANLLGPAGFVSMDDSEMLKQVHTGISGYPDSVSVVEMGGRDTEPTDYMVSEVLIRAFYKYYREAMGL, encoded by the coding sequence ATGAGCTGTAATCACACTGAACAAGCGCCGCGCGTGGTCGAGGCCCCCATCGTCATCAACCGCCGCTGGCCCGAAGAAGGCTTCACGCGCATCCCGGCCTGGGTCTATACCGATCCGGCTGTCTATAAAAAAGAAATGGATGTGTTCTTTGCCGGCGACACCTGGAACTACGTCGGCCTGGAATGCGAAGTGCCCGAGGTGGGCAGCTTCAAGCGCCAGTGGATCGGCGACCGCCCCGTCGTGATGGTGCGCAACGAGGACGGCCAGATCAACGTCATCGAAAACCGCTGCGCCCACAAAGGCGCGCAGATCTGTTGGGAAAACACCGGCAAGGTCAGCGACTTTACCTGCCCCTACCACCAGTGGAACTACGACCTGAACGGCAACCTGCAAGGCGTGCCTTTCCGTCGCGGCGCATTGGGCAAGGGTGGCATGCCCAAGGACTTCGATCCCAAGAAATGGGGCATCAAGCGCCTGCGCACGGTCAACCGGGGCGGCTCCATCTGGGCCACCTTCTCCGAGAGTGCGCCTAGTTTCGAGGAATACTGCGGCCCGGACGTGCTGGCCGAAATCGACCACATGCTGCCCGGCAAAAAGCTGACGCTGCTGGGCTACAGCCGCCAGTTGATCCCCAGCAACTGGAAGATGTACCTGGAAAACCTGAAAGACCCCTATCACGCCACGCTGCTGCACACCTTCTACATTACCTTTGGCCTGTGGCGCGCGGACTCCAAGTCCGAGTGCATCCCCACCGGCGGCGGTGCCCACAGCGTGATGGTGTCGCACAACGAAGGCAAGAAAAAATCCGAAGCCACGGCGGAAATGGAACGCTTTCGCGATGACCTGCGCATTCTGGACGCGGAAACCGTCACGCCGCGCAAGGAATTTAACGAAGGCCGCGTGGGCGGTGCCTGGGTATTTCCGGCCGCGCAGTTCGGCATCCAGGCCAACTCGCTCAAGACACGTCACGTGATTCCACGCGGCCCCAATGCGCACGAACTGGTCTTTACCTACTACGGTTACGAGGACGACGACGAGGAAATGACCCGCCTGCGTCTGAAGCACGCCAATCTGCTCGGCCCGGCCGGTTTCGTGTCCATGGACGACAGCGAAATGCTCAAGCAGGTACACACCGGTATTTCCGGCTACCCGGACAGCGTCAGCGTGGTGGAGATGGGCGGACGCGATACCGAGCCGACCGACTATATGGTCAGCGAAGTGCTGATCCGCGCTTTCTACAAATACTACCGCGAGGCAATGGGACTATGA
- a CDS encoding DMT family transporter, producing the protein MSPKDLRDLFLLAAIWGSSFLFTLKAVPAFGPFPLTVVRVGASALALMTYLFLTGRLHIVVQHWKPICGLGILNAAIPFSLYAYAALRLESGLLAVLNAMAPLFGALVARMWLKERLSSTRILGLCVGFLGILILVYDKLSFTQGAQGWAVLASVAATVFYGIATNYTARFLRGVQPQAVAAGSLAFAALALLPLALIWWPQQAPSLGAWGAALSLSLLCTAVAYLIFYRLLANVGPSKTITVTFLVPPFGVLWGTLLLDETLTVQMLAGMATVLLGTLLATGVIGQRRAA; encoded by the coding sequence ATGTCCCCCAAAGACCTACGCGACCTATTCCTGCTGGCTGCCATCTGGGGCAGTTCGTTCTTGTTCACGCTCAAGGCGGTACCTGCCTTCGGCCCGTTTCCACTGACGGTCGTGCGCGTGGGGGCCAGTGCCCTGGCCTTGATGACATACCTGTTTCTGACTGGCCGCCTGCACATCGTCGTGCAACACTGGAAACCCATTTGCGGGCTGGGCATCCTGAACGCCGCCATTCCTTTTTCCCTGTACGCCTATGCCGCCCTGCGGCTCGAATCGGGCCTGCTGGCTGTGCTCAATGCAATGGCACCGCTGTTCGGGGCGCTGGTGGCGCGCATGTGGCTAAAAGAGCGCCTGTCCTCCACCCGCATCCTGGGTTTGTGCGTCGGCTTTCTGGGCATTCTGATCCTGGTATACGACAAACTGTCTTTTACCCAAGGCGCGCAAGGCTGGGCCGTGCTGGCGTCGGTCGCTGCCACCGTTTTCTACGGCATCGCCACCAATTACACAGCCCGTTTTCTGCGCGGCGTCCAACCCCAGGCCGTCGCGGCGGGTAGCCTGGCTTTTGCCGCCCTGGCACTGCTTCCCCTGGCCCTGATCTGGTGGCCGCAGCAGGCTCCATCCCTGGGCGCATGGGGCGCTGCCTTGTCCCTTTCCTTGCTGTGTACCGCCGTCGCCTACCTGATTTTCTATCGTCTGCTGGCTAATGTCGGGCCATCCAAGACCATTACCGTTACCTTTCTGGTGCCGCCTTTCGGCGTGCTGTGGGGCACGCTGCTGCTGGACGAGACTCTGACCGTGCAAATGCTGGCCGGCATGGCCACGGTGCTGCTAGGCACCTTGCTGGCCACCGGTGTCATCGGACAGCGCAGAGCCGCGTAA
- a CDS encoding Bug family tripartite tricarboxylate transporter substrate binding protein: MLTHKMIKTSISLALTAVLGTGLAASGAAHAADYPERAITVIVPFPAGGGGDTLARIATDAIGRQLGQTMIVENRPGAGGNIGTSQVARAKPDGYTLGYGTNGTGAINHWLYSNPGYSNDDLEPISRLTTIAAAMVVNPDSQYKTVQELIAFGKANPDSLTCGSAGNGTTSHLACELFKQMTGVKILHIPYKGGAAAMTDLLGGRVDLLIDVLPNLSGQIAAGKLRPLAVTMNKRLDSHPDIPTMQEAGVPGYDFFAWDAIWAPKGTPPQALDRLNEAVRKAMSDPKTVEILKARGADTAPTSREELAAFVKEEYTRLGEVVKKSGARVD, encoded by the coding sequence ATGCTCACACATAAAATGATCAAGACCAGCATCAGCCTGGCGTTGACCGCCGTATTGGGGACAGGCCTGGCCGCAAGCGGTGCGGCACACGCCGCCGACTACCCGGAGCGCGCCATTACCGTCATCGTGCCCTTCCCGGCCGGCGGCGGCGGCGATACTCTCGCCCGCATCGCCACCGATGCCATTGGCCGCCAGTTGGGCCAGACCATGATTGTGGAAAATCGTCCCGGCGCGGGCGGCAACATCGGCACATCCCAAGTGGCCCGCGCCAAGCCCGACGGCTACACGCTGGGCTACGGCACCAACGGCACCGGTGCCATCAACCACTGGCTGTACTCCAATCCCGGCTACTCGAACGACGATCTGGAACCCATTTCCCGCCTGACCACGATTGCCGCCGCCATGGTGGTCAATCCCGACAGCCAGTACAAAACCGTGCAGGAGCTGATCGCCTTCGGCAAGGCCAACCCCGACAGCCTGACCTGTGGCTCGGCCGGCAACGGCACGACCTCGCACCTGGCCTGTGAACTGTTCAAGCAAATGACGGGCGTCAAGATCCTGCACATTCCCTACAAGGGCGGTGCTGCCGCCATGACGGACCTGCTGGGCGGACGCGTGGACCTGCTGATCGATGTCCTGCCCAATCTGTCCGGACAGATCGCCGCCGGCAAGCTGCGTCCGCTGGCCGTCACCATGAACAAGCGCCTGGACTCGCACCCCGACATCCCCACCATGCAAGAGGCCGGCGTGCCAGGTTATGACTTCTTTGCCTGGGATGCCATCTGGGCACCCAAGGGCACGCCGCCCCAGGCCCTGGACCGTCTGAACGAAGCCGTGCGTAAAGCCATGAGCGATCCCAAGACCGTGGAAATCCTGAAAGCCCGTGGTGCCGACACCGCCCCTACCAGCCGCGAGGAGCTGGCCGCTTTCGTCAAAGAGGAATACACCCGTCTGGGCGAAGTCGTGAAAAAATCCGGCGCACGCGTGGACTGA
- a CDS encoding non-heme iron oxygenase ferredoxin subunit, with amino-acid sequence MTSEQTWTLAAQTGDISPDTNTLRVVVDGEAVCLYQLEDGSIHATQDRCTHGNASLADGYIEDGLIECPLHQGCFDIRTGKARTAPCTVDLKTYAIRIDGEAIYIAGDAA; translated from the coding sequence ATGACAAGCGAACAGACCTGGACCCTGGCCGCCCAGACCGGCGACATTTCCCCCGACACCAATACCCTGCGTGTGGTGGTGGACGGCGAAGCGGTATGCCTGTATCAATTAGAGGACGGCTCCATCCACGCCACGCAGGACCGCTGCACGCATGGCAACGCCAGCCTGGCCGATGGTTATATCGAGGACGGCCTGATCGAATGCCCCCTGCACCAGGGCTGCTTCGATATCCGCACCGGCAAGGCGCGCACCGCGCCCTGCACCGTGGATCTGAAAACCTATGCCATCCGCATCGACGGCGAGGCCATCTACATCGCCGGAGACGCCGCATGA
- a CDS encoding nuclear transport factor 2 family protein has translation MNHHAAYTACLQLASRFYLSLDSADTPGLLACVTEATVWHRQGQALQGPHAIAQALAGRKAERITSHQISNFDLHAETDDEAVAHYYVTVYDNQGPDGTLQLKTILRSQDHFHRVNGQWSLLAKRSQKHL, from the coding sequence ATGAACCATCACGCCGCCTACACCGCCTGTCTGCAACTGGCCAGCCGCTTTTACCTGAGCCTGGACAGCGCGGACACGCCGGGCCTGCTGGCCTGCGTAACCGAAGCCACCGTCTGGCATCGTCAGGGGCAGGCCCTGCAAGGCCCGCACGCCATTGCACAGGCACTGGCCGGCCGCAAGGCCGAGCGCATCACCAGTCACCAGATCAGCAATTTTGATCTGCATGCCGAAACGGACGACGAAGCCGTGGCGCATTACTACGTAACAGTCTACGACAACCAGGGGCCGGACGGCACCCTGCAGCTCAAGACCATTTTGCGCAGCCAAGACCATTTCCACCGCGTGAACGGCCAATGGTCACTGCTGGCCAAGCGCAGTCAAAAGCATCTCTAA
- a CDS encoding aromatic-ring-hydroxylating dioxygenase subunit beta: MTTVLDSIALRMQIRDFYDDYANTLDDVDLEGWVDYFTEDCHYRVISQENVKAGLPLGLIYCMNKNMLRDRVTALRETTMFEPRTLRHFISGVRINRIEDGLIHAQANFMITEALSDQEPTVNLVGQYQDILEQTEDGFLLRRRDCVYDNYRIRNSLIIPV; the protein is encoded by the coding sequence ATGACCACAGTTTTGGATTCCATCGCGCTGCGCATGCAGATCCGCGACTTCTACGACGACTACGCCAACACCCTGGACGATGTCGATCTGGAGGGCTGGGTGGACTACTTCACCGAGGACTGCCACTACCGCGTGATCTCGCAGGAAAACGTCAAGGCCGGGCTGCCCCTGGGCCTGATCTATTGCATGAACAAGAACATGCTGCGCGACCGCGTCACCGCCCTGCGCGAAACCACCATGTTCGAGCCACGCACGCTGCGCCACTTCATCAGCGGCGTGCGCATCAACCGTATCGAAGACGGCCTGATCCATGCCCAGGCCAACTTCATGATCACCGAAGCGCTGTCCGACCAGGAACCCACCGTGAATCTGGTGGGCCAGTACCAGGACATCCTGGAGCAGACCGAAGACGGCTTTCTGCTGCGCCGCCGCGACTGCGTGTACGACAACTACCGCATCCGCAATTCGCTGATCATCCCCGTCTGA
- a CDS encoding NAD(P)/FAD-dependent oxidoreductase: protein MSTVLILGAGQAGGWAARTLRDQGFAGRIVLVGQESHAPYERPPLSKDILLGQGTSVAELTLLDAATMQALNIEALLGRCALRIDRERKTVTLDDGSELAYDHLVLATGGRARQLLPELAQHPRMFTLRTLDDALRLKESLSQPSHLLIIGGGWIGLEVAATARQLGHEVTVLEAAPRLCQRSVCAAMSDELASVHTEQGVNLRLETTAAQVQPEAAGFVATLSDGSTLTCTHIVMAAGLLANDELAEQAGLPCRQGVIVDEQCRSADPHIYAAGDVALRPADGVRPALRLESWQNAQDQGMAVAQAILGQQVHYLPTPLVWSQQYDRFIQICGHVDQAQDTVLRSVKQGGRLRFYLDAQGALQGVVGINAGRDWRAARALVERREKADPRALADPAIALNKLPQALA, encoded by the coding sequence ATGAGCACGGTGCTGATCCTGGGCGCGGGTCAGGCAGGCGGCTGGGCCGCCCGCACCCTGCGCGACCAGGGTTTTGCAGGCCGCATCGTGCTGGTGGGTCAGGAAAGCCACGCGCCTTACGAGCGCCCGCCGCTGTCCAAGGACATTTTGCTGGGCCAGGGCACGAGCGTGGCCGAACTGACCTTGCTGGACGCGGCGACCATGCAGGCGCTCAATATCGAAGCTCTGCTGGGCCGCTGCGCCCTGCGCATAGACCGCGAACGCAAAACCGTAACACTGGACGACGGCAGCGAACTGGCCTACGACCATCTGGTTCTGGCCACCGGCGGGCGTGCCCGCCAATTGCTGCCCGAACTGGCGCAGCACCCGCGCATGTTCACCTTACGCACGCTGGACGACGCCCTACGTCTGAAAGAGTCCCTGTCCCAGCCCAGCCATCTGCTGATTATCGGCGGCGGCTGGATCGGACTGGAAGTGGCCGCGACGGCTCGCCAACTGGGGCATGAAGTGACCGTACTGGAAGCGGCCCCGCGCCTGTGCCAACGCAGCGTCTGCGCCGCCATGTCGGACGAGCTGGCCAGCGTACACACAGAACAAGGCGTGAATCTACGCCTGGAAACGACGGCCGCTCAGGTGCAGCCCGAGGCAGCAGGTTTCGTGGCGACCTTGTCCGACGGCTCCACGCTGACCTGCACCCACATCGTCATGGCCGCCGGACTGCTGGCCAACGACGAATTGGCCGAGCAGGCCGGCTTGCCCTGCCGACAAGGCGTGATCGTAGACGAACAGTGCCGCAGTGCCGACCCACACATCTACGCCGCCGGCGATGTGGCCTTGCGTCCGGCTGACGGAGTGCGCCCCGCCTTGCGCCTGGAGTCCTGGCAGAACGCTCAGGATCAAGGCATGGCCGTGGCGCAAGCCATCCTGGGTCAGCAAGTACATTACCTGCCCACGCCGCTGGTGTGGTCGCAGCAATACGACCGCTTCATCCAGATCTGTGGCCATGTCGATCAAGCCCAGGACACCGTACTGCGTTCTGTTAAGCAAGGCGGGCGCCTGCGCTTTTATCTGGACGCGCAAGGTGCCTTGCAAGGGGTGGTCGGCATCAATGCAGGCCGGGACTGGCGCGCTGCCCGCGCATTGGTGGAACGTCGTGAAAAAGCCGACCCACGCGCGCTGGCCGACCCCGCCATCGCCCTGAACAAACTGCCCCAGGCACTGGCCTGA